In one Komagataeibacter sp. FNDCR2 genomic region, the following are encoded:
- a CDS encoding DUF1491 family protein, with amino-acid sequence MEESRLKTGIWVRAMLRQAGQKGNPGMVLHRGDEDAGSVLIVLLGRDRRMCVLAPTRTPDGRRAWFRATGEAAVDQDSVDTYVARQRERDPDIWVLEFDAPDLAPPFEARLI; translated from the coding sequence ATGGAAGAATCGCGCCTGAAAACCGGCATATGGGTCCGGGCAATGCTGCGTCAGGCTGGACAAAAGGGAAATCCCGGCATGGTCCTGCACCGTGGGGACGAAGATGCGGGCAGCGTGCTGATCGTACTTCTGGGCCGGGACAGGCGCATGTGCGTGCTTGCCCCCACCCGCACCCCCGATGGACGCCGGGCATGGTTCCGCGCTACAGGGGAGGCGGCTGTGGATCAGGACAGTGTCGATACCTACGTCGCAAGACAGAGGGAACGGGACCCCGATATATGGGTCCTTGAATTCGACGCACCCGATCTTGCGCCACCGTTTGAAGCAAGGCTGATATGA
- a CDS encoding NuoM family protein, giving the protein MDDVRPSVHPILLPLVTYLPLAGVVAILLTRGTTQTVETAARWVALWTSGIVFALSVIMWAEFDPAHVGVQFEQRIGWASGAGISYHAGLDGISLVFVLLSTFLTPLSIIGGWKLISGRVRDYMIAMLLLETTLIGLFSALDLVLFYVFYEATLLPASLMIGVWGGPRRVWASLQFFLFTFGGSLFMLLALLAMWNATGTTDIVALQHHGFGHAMQCWLLAGFIIAFGVKLPLFPLHAWLPDAYTEAPTPASVMLSGVLSKAGAYGLLRFGVLMFPDAARLFAPVVLTLGVIAVIYAAIIALAQTDMKRVIAYSSFSHMGVIAIGLFTLTPEGIDGAIFQMLSHGIVIAALFFCVSAVSWRAETREISAFSGVAHKMPVLATLAMLFVMANIGLPGTGAFVGEFLVMVGALHVSFWLAFLGGSSMILGAVYMLVLYRRVLFGANKGGVVALLRDLTGPELAVLVPLAVVTLWMGVHPGSFLRMFDPTVTSLLHPVAAVATVEPQVIAPLTGAG; this is encoded by the coding sequence ATGGATGATGTGAGACCCAGTGTGCATCCGATCCTGCTCCCTCTAGTTACCTACCTGCCTCTTGCCGGGGTTGTCGCCATATTGCTGACTCGTGGCACGACCCAGACGGTCGAGACCGCCGCCCGATGGGTGGCGTTATGGACCAGTGGCATCGTGTTCGCGTTGTCCGTGATCATGTGGGCAGAATTCGACCCTGCCCATGTTGGCGTCCAGTTCGAACAGCGGATCGGATGGGCCAGCGGCGCGGGCATTTCCTATCATGCCGGGCTTGATGGCATCAGCCTCGTGTTCGTGCTGCTCTCCACGTTCCTCACGCCGCTTTCCATCATTGGCGGCTGGAAACTGATTTCAGGGCGGGTGCGCGATTACATGATCGCCATGCTGCTGCTGGAAACGACACTGATCGGCCTGTTCTCGGCGCTCGATCTGGTGCTGTTCTACGTGTTCTATGAAGCGACGCTGCTGCCCGCCAGCCTCATGATCGGCGTATGGGGTGGCCCGCGTCGTGTATGGGCGTCGCTGCAGTTCTTCCTGTTCACCTTTGGCGGCTCGCTGTTCATGCTGCTGGCGCTTCTGGCCATGTGGAACGCAACGGGTACGACCGATATCGTGGCGCTCCAGCATCACGGTTTCGGCCATGCCATGCAGTGCTGGCTTCTGGCCGGGTTCATCATCGCCTTTGGCGTGAAGCTGCCGCTGTTCCCGCTGCATGCCTGGCTGCCCGATGCCTATACCGAGGCCCCGACCCCGGCTTCCGTCATGCTGTCGGGCGTGCTGTCAAAGGCCGGGGCCTACGGCCTGCTGCGCTTTGGCGTGCTCATGTTCCCCGATGCGGCGCGCCTGTTCGCGCCGGTGGTGCTGACGCTGGGGGTGATCGCGGTGATCTACGCCGCCATCATCGCGCTGGCGCAGACGGACATGAAGCGCGTGATCGCCTATTCCTCGTTCTCGCATATGGGGGTGATCGCGATCGGCCTGTTCACCCTGACGCCCGAGGGAATTGACGGCGCGATTTTCCAGATGCTGTCGCATGGTATCGTGATCGCGGCGCTGTTCTTCTGTGTCTCCGCCGTGTCCTGGCGGGCCGAAACGCGCGAAATCAGCGCATTCTCCGGTGTCGCGCACAAGATGCCGGTGCTGGCCACGCTCGCCATGCTGTTCGTCATGGCCAATATCGGCCTGCCGGGCACCGGGGCGTTCGTGGGTGAATTCCTGGTTATGGTTGGTGCGCTGCATGTCTCGTTCTGGCTGGCCTTCCTGGGTGGTTCGAGCATGATCCTGGGTGCGGTCTACATGCTGGTGCTGTACCGCCGGGTGCTGTTCGGGGCGAACAAGGGCGGGGTTGTCGCCCTGCTGCGCGACCTGACGGGGCCGGAACTGGCTGTGCTGGTGCCGCTGGCGGTGGTGACGCTGTGGATGGGGGTACATCCGGGGTCGTTCCTGCGGATGTTCGATCCGACCGTGACCAGCCTCCTGCACCCCGTGGCGGCTGTCGCCACGGTTGAGCCGCAGGTGATCGCGCCGCTGACCGGCGCGGGCTGA
- a CDS encoding Rrf2 family transcriptional regulator, with the protein MLLRRDRTMIAILIMLDVAFHAGRNGTISAADIAERAGLARRGIEPLLQSLSRSGLLESVRGPRGGYRLGRPRRDILLADILSVITAEDNTDDGPIGGLFQKVVEPCWQEFDSMIDEKCREISLDDLVRKAEHAGMRRPQPEPITFSI; encoded by the coding sequence ATGCTCCTCCGGCGTGACAGAACCATGATCGCCATACTGATCATGCTTGATGTTGCTTTTCACGCTGGACGGAACGGCACCATAAGCGCGGCCGACATTGCCGAGCGGGCCGGTCTGGCCCGCCGGGGCATCGAGCCGCTGCTCCAGTCCCTGTCACGCTCGGGACTGCTGGAAAGCGTGCGTGGCCCGCGTGGCGGCTACCGGCTGGGCCGCCCCCGGCGCGACATCCTGCTGGCGGATATCCTTTCGGTCATCACGGCGGAAGACAATACGGATGATGGCCCGATCGGCGGTCTGTTCCAGAAGGTTGTCGAACCCTGCTGGCAGGAATTCGACAGCATGATTGACGAGAAATGTCGTGAAATCAGCCTTGATGACCTGGTGCGCAAGGCGGAACACGCGGGCATGCGCCGCCCCCAGCCCGAACCCATCACCTTCTCGATCTGA
- a CDS encoding DUF3035 domain-containing protein translates to MLMASGFMLSGCSGADVSRAFGLERSLPDEYTVTTRAPLSMPPSDELGAPNSNAVQRAEDTNPRMQALETLSPNVALQGADGPDSAGQAALVGSARQAANDPDKGEMGRADTSFVDKLMFWHGGGAGNLVNGKAENARLREDSALGRNLTQGATPTVSGPTK, encoded by the coding sequence TTGCTCATGGCGAGCGGCTTCATGCTGTCGGGCTGCTCGGGCGCTGATGTCTCGCGCGCCTTCGGGCTGGAGCGGAGCCTGCCGGACGAATACACCGTCACCACCCGTGCGCCGCTGTCCATGCCGCCATCCGATGAACTGGGCGCGCCCAACAGCAACGCCGTCCAGCGTGCGGAAGACACCAACCCGCGCATGCAGGCGCTGGAAACGCTTTCGCCCAACGTGGCGCTCCAGGGGGCCGATGGGCCCGACAGCGCGGGGCAGGCCGCCCTGGTGGGGTCGGCGCGGCAGGCGGCCAACGACCCGGACAAGGGCGAGATGGGGCGCGCGGATACCAGCTTTGTGGACAAGCTCATGTTCTGGCACGGTGGCGGGGCGGGTAATCTTGTCAACGGCAAGGCGGAAAACGCCCGCCTGCGCGAGGATTCAGCCCTTGGCCGCAACCTGACGCAGGGTGCCACCCCAACCGTAAGCGGCCCCACCAAATAA
- the lspA gene encoding signal peptidase II has product MNNRVVGGACLLGALAADQASKFWILDVYDLPARESVPLLPVLNLTMVWNHAITFGMLGGAGAAGRVIFSVAALAIVTGLGVWLARTPRVWVAVALGMIMGGAIGNVIDRLRYGAVVDFIHAHAFGWSWPVFNIADALIDCGVAILIIDNLRMRDAN; this is encoded by the coding sequence ATGAACAACCGCGTTGTGGGCGGGGCCTGCCTGCTGGGCGCGCTGGCGGCGGATCAGGCCAGCAAGTTCTGGATACTTGATGTCTATGACCTGCCCGCGCGTGAAAGCGTGCCCCTGCTGCCCGTGCTGAACCTGACCATGGTCTGGAACCACGCCATCACCTTCGGCATGCTGGGGGGGGCGGGGGCCGCCGGCCGCGTGATCTTTTCGGTCGCAGCCCTTGCGATCGTGACGGGGCTTGGCGTCTGGCTGGCGCGCACGCCACGGGTATGGGTGGCGGTGGCGCTGGGCATGATCATGGGCGGGGCCATTGGCAACGTGATCGACCGGCTGCGCTATGGCGCGGTGGTCGATTTCATCCATGCCCATGCCTTTGGCTGGTCGTGGCCGGTCTTCAACATCGCGGACGCCCTGATTGATTGCGGGGTTGCGATCCTGATTATCGACAACCTGCGCATGCGCGATGCAAACTAG
- a CDS encoding OmpA family protein — protein MNLRYGLLAGSLLAASVTLGPVLVSAPVFAQPVQGLYMSGEGGATFNQGQVIRNSSARDQFRTGAIGEGAIGWGLGNGFRVELEGHYRNNDLKTVGGNAAYHAHADGRQQESGLMANALFDLDIGKSWLFPYFGAGIGYGWQNMNTTMTGNVNGANYSQHVSGTYGNFAYQGIFGLAFPMPWVVGLSATAEYRFWTMLGPQSHHSSMSGSDSALTAMNSDYGFRNGNRDSRTDFNHSLMLGLRYEFNPAPPPPPPPSSVAAPAPAENRTYLVFFDWDRSELTDRARSIVAVAAQASTNTQTTRIEVNGYTDNSAAHPGLRGEQYNQALSLRRAEVIKAELVRDGVPGPAIDIHGFGDSNPLVQTMANTREAQNRRVEIILH, from the coding sequence ATGAATCTGCGGTACGGATTGCTTGCAGGGTCTTTATTGGCTGCCTCGGTTACCCTGGGTCCCGTACTGGTCTCCGCCCCGGTATTCGCCCAGCCCGTACAGGGGCTGTACATGAGCGGTGAAGGTGGTGCGACCTTCAACCAGGGCCAGGTCATACGGAATTCCTCGGCGCGCGATCAGTTCCGTACCGGCGCCATCGGCGAGGGCGCCATCGGCTGGGGGCTGGGCAACGGCTTCCGCGTGGAACTTGAGGGCCATTACCGTAACAACGACCTGAAAACGGTGGGGGGCAATGCCGCCTATCATGCCCATGCGGATGGCCGGCAGCAGGAATCGGGCCTGATGGCCAATGCCCTGTTCGACCTCGATATCGGCAAAAGCTGGCTGTTCCCGTATTTTGGCGCGGGTATCGGCTATGGCTGGCAGAACATGAACACCACCATGACCGGCAACGTGAATGGCGCGAATTACAGCCAGCATGTGAGCGGTACGTACGGCAACTTCGCCTATCAGGGCATCTTTGGCCTCGCCTTCCCCATGCCATGGGTTGTCGGCCTGTCCGCCACGGCGGAATACCGCTTCTGGACCATGCTTGGCCCGCAGTCGCACCATTCCTCCATGAGCGGCAGCGACAGCGCGCTGACGGCCATGAACAGCGATTACGGCTTTCGCAACGGCAACCGCGACAGCCGCACCGACTTCAATCATTCGCTCATGCTCGGCCTGCGCTACGAGTTCAATCCCGCCCCGCCGCCGCCACCGCCGCCTTCAAGCGTCGCGGCGCCAGCCCCGGCGGAGAATCGGACCTATCTCGTATTTTTCGATTGGGACCGCAGCGAGCTGACCGATCGCGCCCGTTCGATCGTGGCGGTTGCCGCGCAGGCCTCGACCAATACGCAGACCACGCGCATCGAGGTCAACGGCTATACCGACAACTCCGCCGCCCATCCCGGCCTGCGGGGCGAGCAGTATAACCAGGCGCTCTCGCTCCGGCGCGCGGAGGTCATCAAGGCCGAACTGGTGCGCGACGGTGTGCCCGGCCCCGCGATCGACATCCATGGCTTTGGCGACTCCAACCCGCTGGTCCAGACCATGGCCAATACGCGCGAAGCGCAGAACCGTCGCGTCGAGATCATCCTGCACTGA
- the parE gene encoding DNA topoisomerase IV subunit B — protein sequence MPDSTTNTPDSYDASAIEVLEGLEPVRRRPGMYIGGTDETAYHHLASEILDNAMDEAVAGHATTIDVTLEAGDRLTIRDNGRGIPVDPHPRFPDRSALEVILTTLHAGGKFSGKAYATSGGLHGVGSSVVNALAARMEVEIARDRELWRQVYERGHPLSGVEKIGPVNNRRGTQIRFTPDPQIFGRLHFSPARLYRLCRSKAFLFRGVTIRWACDPALIKGDDVPAEAVLHFPGGLADSLRDELGEKAALLTDLWAGDADLPTGPDGHDTGRMEWAIAFQETGPAALASYCNTIPTPNGGTHETGFRNALLKGLRNWGEQRSNKRAASINADDILGCIAAKLSVFIRDPQFQGQTKEKLTSGEASKLVETALRDRFDHWLAGNPPQADNLLAFVVERAEERLRRKEQKDTPRKSATRRLRLPGKLTDCTRENAAETEIFLVEGDSAGGSAKQARNRETQAVLPLRGKILNVASASTEKLRGNQELRDLVEALGCGMGERFDATKLRYGRIIIMTDADVDGAHIASLLMTFFFRELPGLIRNGHLYLAQPPLYRLTQGGKSIYAMDDADREKKMKTAFKPNSKVEVSRFKGLGEMPPGDLKQTTMDPKHRTLLKVITPPEDRAFTLERVEHLMGRKAELRFRFIQEHARQVDNLDV from the coding sequence ATGCCAGACAGCACCACAAACACCCCCGATTCCTATGACGCCAGCGCGATCGAGGTGCTGGAGGGGCTGGAACCCGTACGCCGCCGCCCGGGCATGTATATCGGCGGCACGGACGAGACGGCCTATCATCACCTGGCCTCCGAAATTCTGGATAACGCGATGGATGAAGCCGTCGCCGGCCATGCCACCACCATCGACGTGACGCTGGAGGCCGGTGACCGCCTGACCATACGCGACAATGGCCGTGGCATACCGGTGGACCCGCATCCCCGCTTTCCCGACCGCTCGGCGCTGGAGGTGATCCTGACCACGCTGCATGCGGGGGGCAAGTTCTCCGGCAAGGCCTATGCCACATCCGGCGGGCTGCATGGCGTTGGCTCGTCCGTGGTCAATGCGCTGGCCGCCCGCATGGAAGTGGAAATCGCGCGCGACCGGGAACTGTGGCGGCAGGTCTATGAACGCGGGCACCCACTCAGCGGCGTGGAAAAAATCGGCCCGGTCAATAACCGGCGCGGCACGCAGATCCGCTTCACCCCCGACCCGCAGATTTTCGGCCGCCTGCATTTCTCGCCCGCCCGGCTGTACCGGCTGTGCCGTTCCAAGGCGTTCCTGTTCCGTGGGGTGACCATCCGCTGGGCATGCGATCCGGCGCTGATCAAGGGGGATGACGTACCGGCGGAAGCCGTGCTGCACTTTCCCGGTGGGCTGGCGGACAGCCTGCGTGACGAACTGGGGGAAAAGGCAGCCCTGCTGACCGATCTGTGGGCGGGTGACGCGGACCTGCCCACCGGGCCTGATGGCCATGACACCGGGCGCATGGAATGGGCCATTGCCTTTCAGGAAACGGGTCCGGCGGCCCTTGCCTCCTATTGCAACACCATTCCCACCCCCAATGGCGGCACGCATGAGACGGGGTTCCGCAACGCGCTGCTCAAGGGCCTGCGCAACTGGGGGGAGCAGCGCTCCAACAAACGCGCCGCCAGCATCAATGCCGATGATATTCTGGGCTGCATCGCCGCCAAGCTGTCGGTCTTCATCCGTGACCCGCAGTTTCAGGGCCAGACCAAGGAAAAACTGACCAGTGGCGAGGCGAGCAAGCTGGTGGAAACCGCCCTGCGCGACCGTTTCGACCACTGGCTGGCGGGCAACCCGCCGCAGGCGGATAACCTGCTGGCCTTTGTGGTGGAACGGGCCGAGGAACGCCTGCGCCGCAAGGAACAGAAGGACACGCCGCGCAAAAGCGCCACCCGCCGCCTGCGGCTACCGGGCAAGCTGACCGACTGCACGCGCGAAAACGCCGCCGAGACGGAAATCTTCCTGGTGGAGGGGGATTCCGCCGGTGGCTCCGCCAAGCAGGCCCGCAACCGCGAAACACAGGCCGTGCTTCCGCTGCGGGGCAAGATCCTGAATGTGGCCAGCGCCTCGACCGAGAAGCTGCGCGGCAATCAGGAACTGCGCGACCTTGTGGAAGCACTGGGCTGCGGCATGGGGGAGCGTTTCGACGCCACCAAGCTGCGTTATGGCCGCATCATCATCATGACCGATGCCGATGTGGACGGCGCGCATATCGCCTCCCTGCTCATGACGTTCTTTTTTCGGGAACTGCCCGGTCTGATCCGCAACGGGCATCTCTACCTGGCCCAGCCGCCGCTGTATCGCCTTACGCAGGGTGGCAAAAGCATCTACGCCATGGATGATGCCGACCGGGAAAAGAAAATGAAAACCGCGTTCAAACCCAACAGCAAGGTCGAGGTCTCACGCTTCAAGGGGCTGGGGGAAATGCCGCCGGGCGACCTGAAGCAGACCACCATGGACCCGAAGCACCGCACGCTGCTCAAGGTCATCACCCCGCCCGAAGACAGGGCCTTCACGCTGGAGCGCGTGGAACACCTGATGGGCCGCAAGGCGGAACTCCGCTTCCGCTTCATTCAGGAACATGCCAGACAGGTCGATAACCTTGATGTATAA
- the cysK gene encoding cysteine synthase A, whose product MNKTTPAGSTYGFAAPRGKVYDSIVDTVGGTPLVALPHLTREDGLQARVLMKLEFFNPLASVKDRIGAAMIEDAESRGEIQPGKTTLVEPTSGNTGISLAFVAAARGYRLIVTMPEGASIERRKMLRLLDARLELTPMRLGMAGAIARAEEILKKTPNSWMPRQFDNPANPDVHAATTAEEIWADTAGEVDIVVAGLGTGGTASGIAHRLKDYKKDIEVYGVEPMESAILNGDEPGPHGIQGIGPGFCPRTLDLAALAGVLPVSEREAIAAARRCARLDGVPVGISSGAALHAAIQLAARPENGGKTIVTIAPSFAERYLSTSLFTGLV is encoded by the coding sequence ATGAACAAGACCACCCCGGCGGGTTCCACCTACGGTTTTGCCGCGCCGCGCGGCAAGGTGTACGACTCCATCGTGGACACTGTGGGGGGAACACCACTGGTGGCCTTGCCGCACCTGACCCGTGAGGACGGGTTGCAGGCCCGCGTGCTGATGAAACTGGAATTCTTCAATCCGCTCGCCTCCGTCAAGGACCGCATCGGCGCGGCCATGATCGAGGATGCGGAAAGCCGGGGCGAAATCCAGCCGGGCAAGACCACGCTGGTGGAGCCGACTTCCGGCAATACCGGCATTTCGCTGGCTTTCGTGGCGGCGGCGCGTGGGTACCGGCTGATCGTGACCATGCCGGAAGGGGCGTCGATCGAGCGGCGCAAGATGTTACGCCTGCTCGATGCGCGGCTGGAGCTTACGCCCATGCGGCTGGGCATGGCCGGTGCGATCGCCCGTGCCGAGGAAATCCTTAAAAAGACACCCAATTCATGGATGCCGCGGCAGTTCGACAACCCGGCCAACCCCGATGTGCACGCCGCCACCACGGCGGAGGAAATCTGGGCCGATACGGCGGGTGAGGTCGATATTGTCGTCGCGGGGCTGGGCACCGGCGGGACCGCCAGCGGCATTGCCCACCGCCTGAAGGACTACAAGAAGGACATCGAGGTTTACGGCGTTGAGCCGATGGAAAGCGCCATTCTGAACGGTGATGAACCGGGACCGCACGGCATTCAGGGAATCGGGCCGGGATTTTGCCCCCGCACGCTGGATCTCGCGGCGCTGGCGGGGGTGCTGCCGGTCTCCGAACGTGAGGCCATTGCCGCCGCCCGCCGCTGTGCGCGGCTTGATGGCGTGCCGGTGGGCATTTCATCCGGTGCGGCGCTGCATGCGGCCATACAGCTTGCCGCACGGCCGGAGAACGGGGGCAAGACCATCGTGACCATCGCCCCGTCCTTTGCCGAGCGTTACCTGTCCACCTCGCTGTTTACCGGGCTGGTCTGA
- the mutL gene encoding DNA mismatch repair endonuclease MutL: protein MNMSSGNSQPVIRRLSEQVVNRIAAGEVIERPAAALKELVENAIDSGARRIRIRLDRGGMDRIEVTDDGCGMSPDDLLLAVERHCTSKLRDETLVRISTLGFRGEALPSIGAAARLTVMSRPRGAESAWSIRVEGGVVGEPEPCAGPAGTRVLVEDMFFATPARRKFLKSPRVESGHAENVVRRLALSAPHIAFRLEFDTRVILDLPVQDMAARVAAILESGHADGLLPVEGQRGDLKLSGFICAPSVHRATANGQMLLVNGRPVVDPVLRTAVRVAYRNVMEHGRHAVVALSLEIPPEQVDVNVHPAKTELRYADSAAVRALVIGSLGRALGTGAGIAGVRPDLLQSRGPSPARIWYPPEQQGNAPDISTRLAMPPDPPRQDGAGFPAGFGDSTLPLVAPPLARHAAAVESSPGMDETAACAEDHPLGAAMAQVLGTYILSQTADGALVLVDQHAAHERLTHEKLRQQYMGGEIRAQRLLLPEVVDLVPRQVDVLLSFTPALARLGIEIEPFGGTAVLIRTMPALLGKEDPAGMLRDLAEELEADDLATPAQADALEARMDAMIARMACHGSVRAGRRLTHEEMNALLRDMERTPRSGTCSHGRPTWIRLEKGDLERLFGRR from the coding sequence ATGAACATGTCTTCAGGCAACAGCCAGCCGGTGATCCGTCGGCTGTCCGAACAGGTGGTCAATCGCATCGCGGCGGGCGAGGTGATCGAGCGCCCGGCGGCGGCGCTGAAGGAACTGGTCGAGAACGCCATTGATTCCGGGGCGCGGCGCATCCGCATCCGTCTCGACCGGGGCGGCATGGACCGCATCGAGGTCACCGATGACGGCTGCGGGATGTCGCCCGATGACCTGCTTCTCGCGGTCGAGCGGCATTGCACCTCCAAACTGCGTGACGAGACGCTGGTGCGCATTTCCACCCTTGGGTTCCGGGGGGAGGCGCTGCCCTCCATCGGCGCGGCCGCGCGGCTTACGGTCATGTCCCGGCCACGGGGCGCGGAGTCGGCATGGTCCATCCGGGTGGAAGGCGGCGTGGTGGGGGAACCCGAACCCTGCGCCGGGCCAGCGGGTACCCGCGTGCTGGTGGAGGACATGTTCTTCGCCACGCCCGCGCGACGCAAATTCCTCAAAAGTCCCCGGGTCGAATCCGGCCATGCCGAAAACGTGGTGCGACGTCTGGCGCTGTCCGCCCCGCATATCGCCTTCCGGCTGGAATTCGACACGCGCGTGATCCTTGACCTGCCGGTGCAGGACATGGCCGCGCGTGTCGCCGCCATTCTTGAATCCGGTCATGCCGATGGCCTGCTGCCCGTGGAAGGGCAGCGCGGTGACCTGAAACTGAGCGGCTTCATCTGCGCCCCCTCGGTCCATCGCGCCACGGCCAATGGACAGATGCTGCTGGTCAATGGCCGCCCCGTGGTCGATCCGGTGCTGCGCACGGCGGTCAGGGTGGCCTACCGCAATGTCATGGAACACGGGCGGCACGCGGTGGTGGCGCTATCGCTGGAAATCCCGCCCGAACAGGTGGATGTGAACGTACACCCCGCCAAGACGGAACTGCGTTATGCCGACTCGGCCGCCGTACGGGCGCTGGTGATCGGATCGCTGGGGCGCGCGCTTGGCACGGGGGCGGGGATCGCGGGGGTGCGGCCCGACCTGCTTCAGTCGCGCGGACCTTCCCCCGCGCGTATCTGGTACCCGCCGGAGCAGCAGGGCAACGCACCGGACATTTCCACCCGCCTGGCCATGCCGCCCGATCCGCCCCGGCAGGATGGGGCCGGATTCCCCGCCGGGTTTGGCGACTCCACCCTGCCGCTCGTCGCCCCGCCCTTGGCCCGCCATGCCGCCGCGGTGGAGTCGTCGCCTGGCATGGACGAGACCGCCGCCTGTGCGGAGGATCACCCCCTGGGCGCCGCCATGGCGCAGGTGCTGGGCACGTACATCCTGTCCCAGACAGCCGATGGCGCGCTTGTGCTGGTGGACCAGCACGCCGCCCATGAACGCCTGACCCATGAGAAGCTGCGCCAGCAATATATGGGTGGCGAGATTCGTGCCCAGCGCCTGCTGCTGCCCGAAGTGGTGGATCTCGTGCCCCGGCAGGTGGACGTACTTCTGTCCTTCACGCCCGCGCTGGCCAGGCTGGGAATCGAGATCGAACCTTTTGGGGGGACCGCCGTTCTGATCCGTACCATGCCCGCGCTGCTGGGCAAGGAAGACCCGGCGGGCATGCTGCGGGATCTGGCGGAGGAACTGGAGGCGGACGATCTGGCCACCCCGGCGCAGGCGGATGCGCTGGAGGCCCGCATGGACGCGATGATCGCGCGCATGGCGTGTCATGGCAGCGTGCGCGCGGGCCGCAGGCTGACGCATGAGGAAATGAACGCCCTGCTGCGCGACATGGAACGTACCCCCCGCTCGGGCACGTGTTCGCATGGTCGGCCGACATGGATCCGGCTGGAAAAGGGCGATCTCGAACGGCTGTTCGGACGCCGCTGA